The following proteins come from a genomic window of Actinacidiphila yeochonensis CN732:
- a CDS encoding SCO2583/SCO2584 N-terminal domain-containing protein produces the protein MPDDDEFASLVLDEDFVRSALFHEPTARERMLAVAEGPALPPGWPSRRGIDPPAPDLHEISAFEGDELYAAGHPYRGAGIRWHRPVAWALAVVMGIGVVALTFAAVYRGAGVGTRAPERTNTTPPAVTPRMAAPADTGPLR, from the coding sequence ATGCCGGACGATGACGAGTTCGCCTCCCTAGTCCTCGACGAAGACTTCGTACGGTCCGCCCTGTTCCACGAGCCCACGGCCCGGGAACGGATGCTCGCCGTCGCCGAAGGTCCCGCGCTGCCGCCGGGCTGGCCCAGCCGCCGCGGTATAGACCCGCCCGCCCCCGACCTGCACGAGATCTCCGCGTTCGAGGGCGACGAACTGTACGCCGCCGGCCACCCCTACCGGGGCGCCGGCATCCGCTGGCACCGTCCGGTCGCCTGGGCGCTGGCCGTGGTGATGGGGATCGGCGTCGTCGCCCTCACCTTCGCGGCGGTCTACCGCGGCGCCGGCGTCGGCACCCGCGCCCCCGAACGGACCAACACCACCCCGCCGGCCGTCACCCCCCGGATGGCGGCACCGGCCGACACCGGCCCGCTGCGCTGA
- a CDS encoding glutamate-5-semialdehyde dehydrogenase: MDLLSPLPKSPVLLAAYRARAAAAELAPLPRAAKDDALLAVADALVVRTQEITAANAEDVARAREAGTSEAIVDRLTLNRERIAAIAADVRHVASLPDPVGEVLRGSTLPNGLELRQVRVPLGVVGIIYEARPNVTVDAAALCLKSGNAVLLRGSSSAYASNTALVEVVRDAVGGSGLPADAVQLVPGESRESVTELMRARGQVDVLIPRGGASLIRTVVEGSTVPVIETGTGNCHVYVDAEADVETAVRVLVNSKAHRPSVCNAAETLLVHQDIADRFLPRALDALAEAGVTVHADARVAEAAERHGGPATVVPAVTEDWETEYLSYDIAAAVVDSLDAAVAHIRLWSSGHTEAIVTTSQAAARRFTQLVDAAAVMVNASTRFTDGGQFGFGAEIGISTQKLHARGPMGLPELTSTKYVVTGDGHVR, from the coding sequence ATGGACCTGCTCTCGCCGCTTCCGAAGTCCCCCGTGCTGCTCGCGGCCTACCGCGCCCGGGCGGCAGCGGCCGAGCTGGCGCCGCTGCCGCGCGCGGCCAAGGACGACGCGCTGCTGGCGGTCGCCGACGCGCTGGTGGTGCGTACCCAGGAGATCACCGCGGCCAACGCCGAGGACGTGGCCCGCGCCCGCGAGGCCGGCACCAGCGAGGCGATCGTCGACCGGCTCACACTGAACCGGGAGCGGATCGCCGCCATCGCCGCCGACGTGCGCCACGTCGCCTCGCTGCCGGACCCGGTCGGCGAGGTGCTGCGCGGCTCCACCCTGCCCAACGGCCTGGAGCTGCGCCAGGTCCGGGTCCCGCTCGGCGTGGTGGGCATCATCTACGAGGCCCGGCCGAACGTCACGGTGGACGCCGCCGCGCTCTGCCTGAAGTCCGGCAACGCGGTGCTGCTGCGCGGTTCCTCCTCCGCCTACGCCTCCAACACCGCCCTGGTCGAGGTGGTCCGGGACGCTGTCGGCGGCTCCGGGCTGCCCGCCGACGCGGTGCAGCTGGTGCCGGGCGAGAGCCGCGAGTCGGTCACCGAGCTGATGCGCGCCCGGGGCCAGGTCGACGTCCTCATCCCGCGCGGCGGCGCCTCCCTGATCCGTACCGTCGTCGAGGGCTCCACCGTCCCGGTGATCGAGACCGGCACCGGCAACTGCCATGTCTACGTGGACGCCGAGGCCGACGTGGAGACCGCCGTCCGGGTGCTGGTGAACTCCAAGGCCCATCGGCCCAGCGTGTGCAACGCCGCCGAGACCCTGCTGGTCCATCAGGACATCGCCGACCGCTTCCTGCCGCGCGCGCTGGACGCCCTGGCCGAGGCCGGCGTCACCGTCCACGCCGACGCCCGGGTGGCCGAGGCCGCCGAGCGGCACGGCGGGCCCGCCACCGTGGTGCCGGCCGTCACGGAGGACTGGGAGACGGAGTACCTCTCCTACGACATCGCCGCCGCCGTGGTGGACTCCCTGGACGCCGCCGTGGCCCACATCCGGCTGTGGTCCTCCGGCCACACCGAGGCCATCGTGACCACCTCCCAGGCCGCTGCCCGCCGCTTCACCCAACTGGTGGACGCCGCCGCGGTGATGGTCAACGCCTCCACCCGGTTCACCGACGGCGGCCAGTTCGGCTTCGGCGCCGAGATCGGCATCTCCACGCAGAAGCTCCACGCGCGCGGCCCGATGGGCCTGCCCGAGCTGACCTCCACCAAGTACGTCGTCACCGGCGACGGCCACGTGCGCTGA
- the proB gene encoding glutamate 5-kinase, with the protein MAAVRQDVVEARRVVVKVGSSSLTTAAGGLDADRVDALVDVLAKARESHEVVLVSSGAIAAGLAPLGLDRRPRDLARQQAAASVGQGLLVARYTASFARHGVRVGQVLLTSDDVSRRTHYRNAYRTLDQLLSMGALPVVNENDTVATDEIRFGDNDRLAALVAHLVRADLLVLLSDVDGLYDGDPRTPGTRLVAEVRGPQDLAGISVGSAGRAGVGTGGMVTKVEAAAIATGAGVPVVLTSAAHAADALAGRAIGTYFHPTGKRSADRLLWLAHASTPRGSLRLDAGAVRAVTERHSSLLPAGVTAVEGGFTAGDPVDLLDEEGRPVARGLVNFDARELPRLLGRSTRDLAKELGPAYEREVVHRDDLVLLRG; encoded by the coding sequence GTGGCGGCGGTGCGGCAGGACGTGGTGGAGGCCCGCAGGGTCGTGGTGAAGGTCGGCTCCTCGTCGCTGACCACGGCCGCCGGCGGGCTGGACGCGGACCGGGTGGACGCCCTCGTGGACGTCCTGGCCAAGGCCCGGGAGAGCCACGAGGTGGTGCTGGTCTCCTCCGGTGCCATCGCCGCCGGCCTGGCGCCGCTGGGCCTGGACCGCCGACCGCGCGACCTCGCCCGGCAGCAGGCCGCCGCGAGCGTCGGCCAGGGCCTGCTGGTGGCCCGCTACACCGCCTCGTTCGCCCGCCACGGCGTGCGCGTCGGCCAGGTGCTGCTCACCTCCGACGACGTCAGCCGCCGCACCCACTACCGCAACGCCTACCGCACCCTGGACCAGCTGCTGTCGATGGGCGCGCTGCCGGTCGTCAACGAGAACGACACGGTGGCCACGGACGAGATCCGGTTCGGCGACAACGACCGGCTCGCGGCCCTGGTCGCCCACCTCGTCCGGGCCGACCTGCTGGTGCTGCTCTCCGACGTCGACGGCCTCTACGACGGCGACCCGCGCACCCCCGGCACCCGGCTGGTGGCGGAGGTCCGCGGCCCGCAGGACCTCGCGGGGATCAGCGTGGGCAGCGCGGGCCGGGCCGGGGTCGGCACCGGCGGGATGGTCACCAAGGTCGAGGCGGCGGCCATCGCCACCGGGGCGGGCGTGCCGGTCGTGCTCACCTCGGCGGCGCACGCCGCCGACGCGCTGGCCGGCCGCGCCATCGGCACGTACTTCCACCCGACCGGCAAGCGGTCCGCCGACCGCCTGCTCTGGCTGGCCCACGCCTCCACCCCGCGCGGCTCGCTGCGGCTGGACGCGGGCGCCGTGCGGGCGGTCACCGAGCGGCACAGCTCGCTGCTGCCGGCCGGGGTGACGGCGGTCGAGGGCGGGTTCACCGCGGGCGACCCCGTCGACCTCCTCGACGAGGAGGGCCGCCCGGTGGCGCGCGGCCTGGTCAACTTCGACGCCCGCGAACTGCCGCGGCTGCTCGGCCGCTCCACCCGCGACCTGGCCAAGGAGCTCGGGCCGGCGTACGAGCGGGAGGTCGTCCACCGCGACGACCTCGTCCTGCTGCGCGGCTGA
- a CDS encoding glycosyltransferase family 2 protein yields the protein MPVKVSVVVPVYNPGRYIEPCIASLLGQTLPAEEVELLFVDDGSTDDTPGMLDKLAAEHPQVRAVHIPNSGWPGKPRNIGVAEARGEYVHFVDQDDHLAPDALRRLYELGHGNGSDVVLGKVASNFRGVPHGVFRATRQRCTIHDAPLVDSLTPHKMFRTAFLREHGIAYPEGKRRLEDQLYMMRAYFAASCVSILGGYTCYYYNKRDDGKNAGSARIVPQGYYGNLREVLDVVVANTEPGEFRDGLLRRFYRVEMLGRLGDPAILKYPPEYLAEMVPAVRELAEAYMGDGVHDGLGALLQARSVLLRRGDAEGLVELARRTGSVKGHARLDAFRWEDGRIAVDVTARLRNEDGSPVVLVRRDGRYLLGPELTAGLEVTALPQDTARQEDAARPEAPAGEAPAGDSTTEEAPAEAPAEKAAEDAADAAPQPEAPTEDAAGDAPQPEAAAEETAEVPLGEVPVTDGLEGFKAEVSLRNRETAVEWTCPAVFEAHVEEVPGREAPDGGVPCQVVLRGTGYLDPGKVKGRGALGRGMWDVWVPVRGLGLVRKARLGADREPAVDAACLPALIGGAARPTVPYFTDPHGNLTLDVERRAKKLGGALAGHQPLRVPARDAFAVELPVVTRPDTGPSKAVLVVRGTGPDAPECQVPADLVAAGERAHLQLRRLPTAARSALGAGPVALAVLLDGEKGPELPLGPGLLDARGRLTLSEETPAVDPAAARAARARRRRVAGVRAVKLVAGPVLRRLGPVTRKRVRRWAARLAG from the coding sequence ATGCCGGTCAAAGTCAGCGTCGTCGTACCCGTGTACAACCCGGGCCGCTACATCGAGCCGTGTATCGCCTCGCTGCTCGGCCAGACCCTCCCCGCGGAGGAGGTCGAACTGCTCTTCGTCGACGACGGTTCGACCGACGACACCCCCGGGATGCTGGACAAGCTCGCCGCGGAACACCCGCAGGTGCGGGCGGTGCACATCCCCAACTCGGGCTGGCCGGGCAAGCCCCGCAACATCGGCGTGGCCGAGGCGCGCGGCGAGTACGTGCACTTCGTCGACCAGGACGACCACCTGGCGCCCGACGCGCTGCGCCGGCTGTACGAACTGGGGCACGGCAACGGCTCCGACGTCGTGCTCGGCAAGGTGGCGAGCAACTTCCGCGGCGTGCCGCACGGCGTGTTCCGCGCCACCCGGCAGCGCTGCACCATCCACGACGCGCCGCTGGTGGACAGCCTGACCCCGCACAAGATGTTCCGCACCGCGTTCCTGCGCGAGCACGGCATCGCCTACCCGGAGGGCAAGCGCCGGCTGGAGGACCAGCTCTACATGATGCGGGCCTACTTCGCCGCGTCGTGCGTGTCCATCCTCGGCGGGTACACCTGCTACTACTACAACAAGCGCGACGACGGGAAGAACGCCGGCTCGGCCCGGATCGTCCCGCAGGGCTACTACGGCAACCTGCGCGAGGTCCTGGACGTGGTGGTGGCCAACACCGAGCCGGGCGAGTTCCGCGACGGGCTGCTGCGCCGCTTCTACCGGGTCGAGATGCTGGGCCGGCTCGGCGACCCGGCGATCCTGAAGTACCCGCCGGAGTACCTGGCGGAGATGGTCCCGGCCGTCCGCGAGCTGGCCGAGGCGTACATGGGCGACGGCGTCCACGACGGCCTGGGCGCGCTGCTCCAGGCGCGCTCCGTGCTGCTGCGCCGGGGCGACGCCGAGGGCCTGGTGGAGCTGGCCCGCCGCACCGGGTCCGTCAAGGGGCACGCCCGGCTGGACGCCTTCCGGTGGGAGGACGGCCGGATCGCCGTCGACGTCACGGCGCGGCTGCGGAACGAGGACGGCTCGCCGGTGGTGCTGGTCCGACGGGACGGGCGCTACCTGCTCGGCCCGGAGCTGACGGCCGGCCTGGAGGTCACCGCGCTGCCGCAGGACACGGCGCGACAGGAGGACGCGGCGCGGCCGGAGGCGCCCGCCGGTGAGGCCCCCGCCGGGGATTCCACCACCGAGGAGGCCCCGGCTGAAGCCCCGGCCGAAAAGGCGGCCGAGGACGCCGCGGACGCCGCGCCGCAGCCGGAGGCCCCGACCGAGGACGCCGCCGGAGACGCCCCGCAGCCGGAAGCCGCCGCCGAGGAGACCGCCGAGGTACCGCTCGGCGAGGTGCCCGTCACCGACGGGCTGGAGGGCTTCAAGGCCGAGGTGAGCCTGCGCAACCGCGAGACCGCGGTGGAGTGGACGTGCCCGGCCGTGTTCGAGGCCCACGTCGAGGAGGTGCCCGGCCGGGAGGCGCCCGACGGCGGGGTGCCCTGCCAGGTCGTGCTGCGCGGCACCGGGTACCTCGACCCGGGGAAGGTCAAGGGGCGCGGGGCCCTCGGCCGCGGTATGTGGGACGTGTGGGTCCCGGTGCGCGGGCTGGGCCTGGTCCGCAAGGCCCGGCTGGGCGCCGACCGAGAGCCGGCGGTCGACGCCGCGTGCCTGCCCGCGCTGATCGGCGGGGCGGCCAGGCCCACTGTGCCGTATTTCACGGACCCGCACGGAAACCTGACGCTGGACGTGGAGCGCCGGGCGAAGAAGCTCGGCGGCGCGCTCGCCGGGCACCAGCCGCTGCGGGTGCCGGCACGGGACGCCTTCGCGGTGGAGCTCCCCGTGGTGACCCGCCCGGACACCGGCCCGTCGAAGGCCGTGCTGGTGGTGCGCGGCACCGGGCCGGACGCGCCCGAGTGCCAGGTGCCCGCCGACCTCGTGGCGGCCGGGGAGCGCGCCCACCTCCAGCTGCGGCGGCTGCCGACGGCCGCGCGCAGTGCCCTGGGCGCCGGACCGGTGGCGCTGGCCGTGCTGCTGGACGGCGAGAAGGGTCCGGAGCTGCCGCTGGGACCGGGCCTGCTGGACGCACGGGGGCGGCTGACACTGTCCGAGGAGACGCCCGCGGTGGACCCGGCGGCGGCGCGGGCGGCCCGGGCCCGGCGGCGCCGGGTGGCCGGCGTGCGGGCCGTGAAGCTGGTGGCCGGCCCGGTCCTGCGGCGGCTGGGCCCGGTCACCCGCAAGCGGGTGCGGCGGTGGGCGGCGCGGCTGGCCGGCTGA
- a CDS encoding glycosyltransferase family 2 protein — MPIKVSVVIPVYNPGSYIQDCIDSMIRQSLPDDEYEAIFVDDGSTDDTPARLDAVAAAHSNIHVIHQENSGWPGKPRNVGIAAARGEYVMFVDNDDWLGDEALERMYEYAVANDSELVIGKMAGKGRPVPLELFRKNRPHATVATDPLIDSLTPHKMVSKAFLDRTGLRFPEGRRRLEDHVFISEAYLRAKGISVLSDYVCYYHVKRDDANNAGFQQIDPVGYFGNLREALDVVERYTEPGQVRDKLFRRWLRVEMVGRLSGNRLLRLPEQNRRDLFREIRGVATERFGPGVAGGLAPTQQIINALLVADRYDDVVKLAEWEAGMKPVGTLESLHWEDGALQIGLTAEYQVDGVPLTFTARKEGGIGGERLDLPLTPQGLAAVAEAGADTSARLDSAKVDLVVRERSSASEFFQPITFRRERVEVPGKSGETSRVRAVLCGAASVDPATAKNGKPLTEGIWDVLVRLSLAGWTKEVRLGSLRDSSVESTRVGRLAEGRLVMPYWTDPHGNLSLDVDQATPRLVDCLRRALPERVSLAAGRLNAPLPLEVAEESPCRLRLTANGTGESIEISGTLLPDPEGSRLDVKLPESGLNEAVGWKLEINALPEGSRKRWVVLPFALQPASAGGELRVVAHKAQTPPPAPKPKPLPAPQSRSLLARLGRKVRRSVTR; from the coding sequence ATGCCGATCAAGGTCAGTGTCGTCATACCCGTCTACAACCCTGGTTCCTACATACAGGACTGCATCGACTCGATGATCCGGCAGAGCCTGCCGGACGACGAGTACGAGGCGATATTCGTCGACGACGGCTCCACCGACGACACACCCGCCCGCCTGGACGCGGTCGCCGCCGCGCACTCCAACATCCACGTCATCCACCAGGAGAACTCCGGCTGGCCCGGCAAGCCGCGGAACGTGGGCATCGCGGCCGCCAGGGGCGAGTACGTCATGTTCGTCGACAACGACGACTGGCTGGGCGACGAGGCGCTGGAGCGGATGTACGAGTACGCCGTCGCCAACGACTCCGAGCTGGTGATCGGCAAGATGGCCGGCAAGGGCCGCCCGGTGCCGCTGGAGCTGTTCCGCAAGAACCGCCCGCACGCCACGGTCGCGACCGACCCGCTGATCGACAGCCTCACCCCGCACAAGATGGTCAGCAAGGCGTTCCTGGACCGGACCGGGCTGCGCTTCCCGGAGGGCCGGCGGCGCCTGGAGGACCACGTCTTCATCTCCGAGGCGTACCTGCGGGCGAAGGGCATCTCCGTCCTGAGCGACTACGTGTGCTACTACCACGTCAAGCGGGACGACGCGAACAACGCCGGCTTCCAGCAGATCGACCCCGTCGGCTACTTCGGCAACCTCCGCGAGGCGCTGGACGTCGTCGAGCGCTACACCGAGCCCGGCCAGGTGCGCGACAAGCTCTTCCGGCGCTGGCTGCGGGTCGAGATGGTGGGCCGGCTCAGCGGCAACCGGCTCCTGCGGCTGCCCGAGCAGAACCGCCGCGACCTCTTCCGGGAGATCCGCGGGGTGGCCACCGAGCGCTTCGGCCCCGGCGTGGCCGGGGGCCTGGCGCCGACCCAGCAGATCATCAACGCGCTGCTCGTGGCCGACCGCTACGACGACGTGGTGAAGCTCGCCGAGTGGGAGGCGGGCATGAAGCCGGTCGGCACCCTGGAGAGCCTGCACTGGGAGGACGGCGCGCTCCAGATCGGGCTGACCGCCGAGTACCAGGTGGACGGGGTCCCGCTGACCTTCACCGCCCGCAAGGAGGGCGGCATCGGCGGCGAGCGGCTGGACCTGCCGCTGACCCCGCAGGGGCTGGCCGCGGTCGCCGAGGCCGGTGCGGACACCTCCGCGCGGCTCGACAGCGCCAAGGTGGACCTGGTGGTGCGCGAGCGGAGCAGCGCCTCGGAGTTCTTCCAGCCGATCACCTTCCGCCGCGAGCGGGTCGAGGTGCCCGGCAAGTCCGGCGAGACCTCCCGGGTCCGGGCCGTGCTGTGCGGCGCGGCGAGCGTGGACCCGGCGACGGCGAAGAACGGCAAGCCGCTGACCGAGGGCATCTGGGACGTGCTGGTGCGCCTCAGCCTGGCCGGCTGGACCAAGGAGGTCCGGCTCGGCTCGCTGCGGGACAGCTCGGTGGAGTCCACCCGGGTCGGACGGCTGGCCGAGGGCCGGCTCGTCATGCCGTACTGGACCGATCCGCACGGCAACCTGTCGCTCGACGTCGACCAAGCGACCCCGCGGCTGGTCGACTGCCTGCGGAGGGCGCTGCCCGAGCGGGTGTCGCTGGCCGCCGGGCGGCTGAACGCGCCGCTGCCGCTGGAGGTCGCCGAGGAGTCGCCGTGCCGGCTGCGGCTGACCGCGAACGGCACCGGCGAGTCGATCGAGATCTCCGGCACGCTGCTGCCCGACCCCGAGGGCAGCCGGCTCGACGTGAAGCTGCCCGAGTCGGGGCTGAACGAGGCCGTCGGCTGGAAGCTGGAGATCAACGCCCTGCCGGAGGGGTCCCGCAAGCGCTGGGTCGTGCTGCCGTTCGCGCTGCAGCCCGCCTCCGCCGGCGGCGAACTCCGGGTGGTGGCGCACAAGGCGCAGACCCCGCCGCCCGCGCCCAAGCCCAAGCCGCTGCCGGCCCCGCAGAGCCGCTCCCTGCTGGCGCGCCTGGGCCGCAAGGTCCGCCGGAGCGTGACACGGTGA
- the rfbC gene encoding dTDP-4-dehydrorhamnose 3,5-epimerase, whose amino-acid sequence MRPLDIDGAWVHEPKTFPDARGTFHEWFSVDGFEKAVGHPLNLAQANCSVSRRGTLRGVHFADVPPSQAKYVKCVRGAVLDVIVDIRVGSPTFGQWEGVRLDDQQHHSVYLSEGLGHAFMALTDDATVVYLCSEGYAPQREHGINPLDPELGIEWPAGVEPLLSEKDAAAPTLAEAREQGLLPTWEQCLAYRDRLKSSAG is encoded by the coding sequence GTGCGACCACTGGACATCGACGGCGCGTGGGTCCACGAGCCGAAGACCTTCCCGGACGCCCGGGGCACCTTCCACGAGTGGTTCTCGGTGGACGGCTTCGAGAAGGCGGTGGGCCACCCCCTGAACCTGGCCCAGGCCAACTGCTCGGTGTCCCGCCGGGGCACGCTGCGCGGGGTGCACTTCGCCGACGTGCCGCCCAGCCAGGCCAAGTACGTCAAGTGTGTGCGCGGCGCCGTGCTGGACGTGATCGTGGACATCCGGGTCGGCTCGCCGACGTTCGGCCAGTGGGAGGGTGTGCGGCTGGACGACCAGCAGCACCACTCGGTCTACCTGTCCGAGGGCCTGGGGCACGCGTTCATGGCGCTCACCGACGACGCGACCGTCGTCTACCTCTGCTCCGAGGGGTACGCGCCGCAGCGCGAGCACGGCATCAACCCGCTCGACCCGGAGCTCGGCATCGAGTGGCCGGCCGGGGTGGAGCCGCTGCTGTCGGAGAAGGACGCCGCGGCGCCGACCCTCGCCGAGGCGCGCGAGCAGGGGCTGCTCCCCACCTGGGAGCAGTGCCTGGCCTACCGGGACCGTCTGAAGTCGTCGGCCGGGTAG